The segment GAAAGGTATATACTCTTCGCATTCGAGTTTTAGGTTTTGTTGGCCTCACCTACATTGTGCCCCTTGTGGGTAAAAATAGACTGTTATGAGTATAGGTAGTCACACGTAGCGCTTTAAATGATGTCATCTCGCACGGCGATTCATATGCAGCTGCCCAAAGGGCAGGTGGTTGTATGTAGCGCGTGATGCGAGATCTCTTTGTGTCCTGCGATGAACGATGAGATTCCGGGTAGTAACAGTCACTCTTTAGGTTAGCTCTTAAGGTCAAATACAGACACCATCCCAGTTAATTAACCGTCCTATTTTGGGTGTGCTCTCAAGGCGCTTCATTGCTTTTCTTCTTCTATCTACTATAAATGGATTGATATTCTTCTGCATCCTCATTAAATATGAACTTTCTCTTCACTCATAAGCAGTTCTAATCTCCAACCTTTAGAAACATCTATACCACAAAAGATACTGAAATTTTGAACCATGTTTGCTATCCTTAATTGTGGACTTAGACGCTTAATTATATACACGGTCTTTTATGCTGAAAAAAATATATAATATGTCATGCCAGCGAAGGTTTATCGGCACCAACCTAAAGATAATCCAAGCTTGCTTGGTTAATGGTCTAGAGTCGAATCTCTAATTTATATTTCTTTTATAAAACATTAGCACCTATATAAAGTATGTGCCCTGGTGCGAAGCACCCTACGCCCACTTTGTAATCAAAGGGGGCAGCCGTCTGCGGCGGGGGATTTATAATTTCAGGTTAAGCTAAATATCTACAAAAAAAATGATATGCATTGTGATCAGGATAAATTTCGAGATGCATATTTGGAGAGGAAAAAATATATGTATTGAGCTTCAATAATTATGAAGTTAAGCATCAAATAGATGGTGTACTTGAAAAATTGAATCCTACCATAGAACAGATAAAATAGTTTGGAACAGAAAAAGATTGATATAAATCCCCCGCCGCAGACGGCTGCCCCCTTTGATTACAAAGTGGGCGTAGGGTGCTTCGCACCAGGGCACATACTTTATATAGGTGCTAATGTTTTATAATCGAATCCCAAAAACTGTTTAAGTTGACGTCTATGAGCCTTCACTGATGTGACAACATAAATCATTTAATATAGGTGACAACACAGCGCTTAATAATCGATTTTCTTTTAAAACATATTTTTTAGGCAGAAAATTAATAGCTAATTAACTTATTTAACCCTCACCTGGCTTTCAGCCATCCTCTCCCAAATTGGTAGAGGCATTATGATTCGCGCTGCTCATCCATAAGAAAGAGATTTGATTCAGGCGCTTGTCTACAGCATCCAGTCTTGATACACCCTAAGTGCATAGATGAATTTTTGAATTATTGTTTGCTGCTATCTCGCAATCCTCATGTATTTTGTATACACTGCCTTTGCTTGGGAGCGGAGTGCTTATTCGTAAATTCATCTGTTATGGATATTCGTTAAATGAAAAGGGAAGAATTTATTATTACTGTCAGTGGCATGACGCTGATTGAGGTTTTAGTCTCTTTAAGTATTTTTTCTACAGTACTACTCGCTTGTATGGCATTTTCGCTTAATGCTTTGCAAAGATGTAGAGATTGTTTACGGGATACGGAAGCTGTAAATGAGCATTCAACTTCTTTTGAAAGATCACAGCTATCTACTCAAATGAATTAAATCATGAATCTGAAACTTCTTATTAGAAAGTGCCAAGGCTATACAATAACAGAGCTGCTGATTGGTTTAGGTCTAGGCGCTTTTTTGATTGCTTCAGTGATTCATATATTCCTAAGTATTAAGCAAACGACAAAATACCAGCAAGGCATCAGTCGCATACAAGAAAATATGCAAGTTTCATCTGTACTGCTTGGACAATGGTTGAGAGGCGCGGGTGATTATGGTTGTAATCGTTTAGATGAGCAGATGGCTTTGCGCTGGATTGGCATGACAGCCACTGATATTGATTTCAACCGAGAGCATCCAGTATACCCAACAACCATAGAAAAATTGCGCCATAATCCAAAAATATCTGCTGTAACCTTGATGCGTATTAAAGAAAATACCGATATTATTTTGATGAATCGTATTCATCAATTTTATAAACTAAACGATTATCAAGATGCGCAGGATGGTAAAATTTCAGTTTTGGGACAACCAAGCTATAACAA is part of the Candidatus Berkiella cookevillensis genome and harbors:
- a CDS encoding type IV pilus modification PilV family protein — its product is MKREEFIITVSGMTLIEVLVSLSIFSTVLLACMAFSLNALQRCRDCLRDTEAVNEHSTSFERSQLSTQMN